A DNA window from Castanea sativa cultivar Marrone di Chiusa Pesio chromosome 7, ASM4071231v1 contains the following coding sequences:
- the LOC142643957 gene encoding uncharacterized protein LOC142643957, whose amino-acid sequence MVAALNRFISRSADRCRSFYRLLHKWKDFRWTNECSLAFEDLKQYLTKPPVLSRPEKEEVLYAYLAVTNHAVSLVLIRNDKGVQKPIYYVSKSLQEAEQRYLPLEKALLAVVHATRKLPHYFQAHTVVVLTQLPLQAIMRKSDYTGRVAKWGTKLGAYDVKYMPRTAIKGQVLADFVAEFTEGQINQEDILVTVMTIGMGNDTPWEVYTDGASNRKGAGVGIVLIAPEKLVIEKSLRLGFSATNNEAEYEALLVGAQMVKHLGGKIVKLYCDSRLVVGQVNGEFEARDGRMTSYLERVKGMLSLFESFQVQQVPRGQNAHADSLAMLATSLGSKLPRMVMVEDLLTPSLTSISVVRVHNIRVGPSWMDPIIAFLQQGILPEDGIAAEKVRRSAPRYWLLEE is encoded by the coding sequence ATGGTTGCagccttgaataggttcatatccCGGTCCGCAGACAGATGTCGTTCCTTTTATCGTCTTTTGCACAAATGGAAAGATTTTCGGTGGACTAATGAGTGTAGCTTggcttttgaggatttaaagCAATACTTGACTAAACCACCGGTATTATCGAGACCAGAAAAGGAAGAAGTGTTGTATGCTTATCTAGCCGTTACAAATCACGCTGTAAGTCTCGTCTTGATACGGAATGATAAGGGGGTTCAAAAACCAATATATTATGTCAGCAAGTCCTTACAGGAAGCGGAACAACGATACCTACCTTTAGAAAAAGCTCTTTTGGCCGTGGTACATGCAACTAGGAAATTGCCCCATTACTTTCAAGCTCACACCGTAGTGGTACTCACCCAGTTGCCCTTACAGGCTATTATGAGGAAGTCAGATTACACGGGTCGTGTGGCCAAGTGGGGAACCAAGCTTGGAGCCTATGATGTTAAATATATGCCTCGGACAGCTATCAAAGGGCAAGTCCTTGCCGATTTTGTGGCCGAGTTCACAGAAGGTCAGATCAACCAAGAAGATATCCTGGTGACAGTAATGACCATCGGGATGGGAAACGACACTCCTTGGGAAGTATATACGGATGGGGCGTCAAATCGAAAGGGAGCTGGGGTTGGAATTGTGTTAATTGCACCCGAAAAATTAGTTATCGAAAAATCATTGAGGCTGGGATTCtcagccactaataatgaggctgaatATGAAGCTCTCTTGGTGGGCGCCCAAATGGTCAAACACTTGGGAGGGAAGATAGTGAAGTTGTATTGTGATTCGAGACTAGTGGTAGGGCAAGTTAATGGAGAGTTTGAGGCAAGAGATGGAAGAATGACGAGTTATCTTGAACGAGTCAAAGGGATGTTAAGTTTGTTTGAAAGTTTCCAAGTACAACAAGTCCCAAGAGGACAGAACGCCCACGCCGATTCATTAGCAATGTTAGCCACATCACTGGGCTCGAAATTACCACGGATGGTCATGGTGGAGGATTTACTGACCCCTAGCCTGACAAGCATCTCGGTAGTAAGGGTTCACAACATTCGTGTGGGCCCaagctggatggacccaatCATAGCTTTCTTGCAGCAAGGAATACTACCTGAGGATGGGATAGCGGCCGAGAAGGTACGAAGAAGTGCTCCCCGTTACTGGCTGTTAGAGGAGTAG